In Pseudomonadota bacterium, the DNA window TCTGCTTCGGCACGGGGCAGACCGCTCATGCCGTTCGCGTGGAAAAACCGGAAGCACTGCACATCGTCGATCTGAACAAAGAGGTTTTAAAGATGGCACCCGTCTTTACCTCCAATAAAAACGTTCTGGAAGATCCTATCGTGAACACCACCGTAATGGACGGACGCGCCTATCTGCGCCGGACACAGGAAAAATATGATGTCATCACGCTGGAACCGATGCCGCCGAATTTCGCCGGAACAGGCGCCCTTTATTCGCGGGAATTTTATCTGGCCGCGCGTGAGAAAATGACCGAAAACGGCATTATCGCACAATGGATGCCGTTTCACCTGATGTCTGATGTCTCCTCCGCCTCGATTGCCGCCGCGCTGCAATCGGTCTTTCCCAATACCGTTCTTTGGGTTGATCCCCCTTCCACAACGGGAATTCTGATCGGCGCCGTTGATGAGACGATTGATCTGACAACAAGCCTGCCCGGATATGACCGCGCGGGAATAGAACGTGATATGAGCATGGAGGACGTTCGCAAAGCCTTCATTCTTGACCGCAAAGCTGTCGAGACCTATAGCCGTTTCGGGGAAATTGTCAGCGATGATAACCAGATTCTGTCCTACGGCAAGGAAATTCTCGCCACACGCCGCGGCGGTTATTTCAATACACAGGAAAATTTCCGCCTGCTTGAAAAAATCACGGGGCGCAGCCTATACCCTGCCGCTGCGGAAAATTGATGTCAAATCCGCCCGCTTTTTATCCGCAATATCCATATTTCTGTTGACATAAAAAATATTCTCCCCTATGATCGCACGATTATTTTTTAAAATCGGTTAAGGAGATTTCATCATGGCAAAACCCGTAAACTCTTTTTATGACGCTTTTGAAAAAGCCGCAAAACGCAGCGAGGTCTTCAGCGAAGACCATCAGACGCAGCTTGATGCGCTGGCCGAGATCGTGGCGGAAATCAATACGGGCGATACGTTCAGCGCCGAAATCAAAGGCATGAGCGAACAGGTCCCCGTCCTGAAAGTCACACAGAAATCCGACGGTAACGGCCAGACATTTTTTATCGGCTTTGGTTATGACGCGTTCGGCGGTTCGGCAACGCTGCTGCTCTCCACCGGTATGGATAAAAAACCGCTGGGCGGAAAAGAGGACGGCTACAGCCTACAATACGACAATGATCGTGAAGAGTTCCTGAACAAGCTCGGCGCGGAAACGGCGCAAAAATGTGCGAAACTGGCTCTTGGCGCGGAAGCCGTCAAATATGCAGGCAGCCGCAAAGCGGCAAAATAAATGCCGCAAGTTATCGGCGAGAGAATTTTAAACCACAGCCGCGAAAAAGTATTCGCCTGCGCCATCGGTATTGAAACCTATCCGCAGTTTTTATCCTATATCCAATCCGTCGATATTCTCTCACGCACGGAGGACTGTATTGCCGCACGCTTTCATATCGGTGTCGGCAAACTGACTTTTTCCTATAACTGCGAAATCCATATGGAAGAAAACACACTGACCCGCGTCACAACGGATGAGGAGATTTTCTCCGCTTTCAAAGCCGCATGCCGTTACGAGGAGCTGGCGGACGGGCGCTGCAAAATCATTTATGCGCTGGATTGTAAATTCGCCAGCCGCACTTTGGAAATGCTGGCACGCGCCGTTCTGCCCTTTAATACGAAAGTGACCATCAATGCTTTTGAAAAGCGCTTGAACCAAATGGATTTATGACGGTTTATTGCCACGCTTCACAAATTGGCGCAGATTGCGGTGGCGGTTATTATGACGCAGGATTTTTTCGCGCTCTTTCGCGCATTCCTCCCATGCTTTTTCTTCACGGCAGCGGTTCCACTCCGCGCGAAAACGCGTTTGCAGCATTTTCGGAATCTCGTCAAAATCCGCACCGTTCTCCAGCAATAAATAAACAACTTCACTGCGGTTATCCTGCGCCGCCCAGCGCAAGGCATCGGGATCGGTCGGATCGGCACCGTGTTCCACCAGGAGTTTGACAACACCGGCATGACCGTTTTTCGCCGCCAGCCCCAGAGCCAGATTATGCGCATGATCAACATCCGCCCCCTGCTTCAGACAGTCTCTCACTTTCTCTTCATCGCCGCTGCGTGCGGCTTTCAAAAAGACGGAGGATAATTTTGCGGGTGACATCTGTTCTTTATCCTGTCGGTTTTTACGCACCGGCTTCCATTTCGCTTTGGATATCCAGCCAGAGTTTTTCCTGCTGTTCGATATCATTTGAAACCGTCTGATATTGTTGCTGCACATCCTGCGATTTTTGCGCATCCGCATACAGGCTTGCATCGGAGAGCAGTGTCTCCAGCTTTTCTTTTTCCTGCTGCAAAGCGGCAATCGCCTTTTCAATTTTTTCGCTTTTTTTCTGCAAAGCGGCAGGAGTCGCTTTTTTTGCAGGCGGCGCGGTTTTGGCGGCGGATTTTTTCGGCGCTTTTTCTTTCTCTTTCTTTTTGTCTTCGTTGCGGGATTTCACCACAAATTTACGGTAATCATCCATATCGCCATCGAATACGCTGCAGCCGCCGTCTTTAATCAGCCACAGCCTGTCCGCCACGCGTTCCACCATGCCGGGATCATGGCTGACCATGATAATCGCGCCTTCATAATCATTCAGCGCCTGCACCAATGCTTCGCGGGCATCAACATCCAGATGGTTTGTCGGCTCATCCAGCAGCAGCATATGCGGCGTATCAAAACTCATAAAGGCAAAGAGCAAACGCGCCTTTTCCCCGCCGCTCAATTTGCCGATCAGATTATCGGCAAGCTCATGCGAAAAACCGAACTGGCCGAGCTTCGCACGGATTTTCGACTCCCGCGCCTCGCCCGTCTTTTCCCGCACCATACGCGTCATGGCCTGTACGGGTGTTTCATTCACATCCAGCTCTTCCGTCTGATGCTGGGAGAAATAGCCGATTTTCAATTTTCCCGACCGCGTCATTTCACCCGACATCGCCGGCAAACGCCCCGCAATCAGTTTCATCAAAGTCGATTTACCGTTGCCGTTTGCCCCCAGCAGGGAGATACGGTCGCCCGGTCCGATATTTTCAAAAATATGCTGCAAAACAGGTTGGCCTTCCGTATAGCCGACCGCTACGTCACGGAAGGAAATCAGCGGCGGTGCCAGTTCTTTCGGATGCGGAAAGCTGAAACGCACGGCGCGGTCGGCAATGACGGCATCAATAATATCCATACGCTCCAAAGCCTTGATACGGCTTTGCGCCTGCCGCGCCTTGGTCGCTTTGGCACGAAAACGGTCGATAAAGGATTGCATATGGGCGCGGTGCGCCTGCTGTTTTTCATGCATTTTCTGCTGCATGCCCAGCTTTGCCGCACGTTCGCGCTCGAATGTATCATAATCGCCTGTGTACATGGTCATCTTCTGGCGGTCGATATGGATAACGTGATCGATACATTTATTCAACACCTCGCGGTCATGCGAGATAATCAGCAGCGTATGCGGATAATTCGCCAGATAACCTTCCAGCCAGATAATCGCTTCCAGATCCAAGTGGTTTGTCGGCTCATCCAGCAGCAGCACATCGGGCTGTATAAACAGCGCCGCCGCCAAAGCGACGCGCATCCGCCAGCCGCCGCTAAAGGAGGAATAAGGCGCGTGCAATTCCTCTTCCTGAAAGCCGAGGCCTTTCAGAAGAATGGCGGCGCGTGACGGGGCGGAATAGGCGTCCAGCTCCGACAGGCGCATATAAATATCGCCCAGCTTATTGGGGTCGGCTTCGGTTTCCGTCGCTTTCATCAAGGCGGACATTTCCTCATCCGCCTCCAGCACCATATCGATCAGCGGCGTATCGCATTCGGGAATATCCTGCCGCACCTGTCCCAGACGGCGGCGCGCCGAAAGCTGAATATCGCCGCGGTCGGCGCTCAGCTCCCCCGCGATCAGTTTGAACAGCGTCGATTTCCCCGCCCCATTGGCACCGACCACGCCGACCTTCCAGCCATCCATGATATTGGCGCTGCACTCTTCCAGAATCGTGCGCGCGCCGATGGTATAGGTGATGTCGTTGATGCTGAGCATGTGTTTTTTTCATTTTTATAGGGTTTGTGCTCTTCCTTATAACGGGTGGATGGCGGGAGGACAAATGGAATGTGGGGGAAGGTATTGCATGTTCTAAGATAAGTAGTTTATCTCATTTCTGATACTATGCAGAATTTCATAACCTATCTGGCGCACGGATACGCACTCGGCGCTCTCTAAAGGTATTTTCCCACCAGGAGTGCTGACAACCCATCCCATAGAGTTGTTTTTCTTAAGGTCATTATATGTAGACCCAATTTTCGGATCTACATGCGCTCCCCCATCTTTATCTGCCATATTTAAAATTAGATCTCTTCTAGTCATTATTCTAGCTTGATTATCTTTTAAAACGGGTTTCGACCACCATGTTTCAAAATCGGTTTCGCTTTTGTAGTTTCCTTCTCCCAACCGAGCTTTATATAATACTTCACCTCTATTAAATGCTAGAACCATCAAAGGATGAGAAGTAACCAAATTATCAGGATCGATATCCTTCGCAGTATCCAAGAATGGTATGCACTTTTCTCCTAACTGAGACAATAACGATTGCGAATTACGAGTATCATGAACAAGCACTCTCACCGCCACAGCTATTCTCTTAGCTTCGCTCATCATACCTTGATCGAACGCGCTAGATGATGCCTCTAAGAAGCCAATTTGCTCTTTTAGATGGTTTTCAAGCTCTACTCTCGAGATTTCTACTTTTTCCACGATATTGCCTTTTATAAAAAAGAGGATGGGATTACTTTGTTGCGGCACTTCGTGCCTGACAAAGTTGCAACCGCTAGGCGCGTTTCACGCGCCAATCTTGTTGTCGAACCCTGTGGGGTCTCGGCCTCATTCTATCCGCCATAACAAAACACCCCCATTTAGGGGGTGTTTTGTTATGGCGGAGAGGATGGGATTCGAACCCACGATACCGGTTTCCCAGTATAACGGTTTAGCAAACCGCCGCCTTCAGCCTCTCAGCCACCTCTCCGGATATAACCGTATTTTATGGCTCTTAAGAAACCAATTTACGGGGGTTTTGTCAAGCAAAAGCGCGGTGCCCCGATCATTTTCCTAAGAGGGTTTTTTCTCCTCGTCCAGATAGCCTTCCGGCAGATGCACAACAACGCGCCGCGCCGTCATATCAACCACCGGAACACATTCTTTGGTAAAGGGCAGGTAAAAGCTGCCGCCCCTTGCGCTTAAAGTTTCGGATTTGCGGATTTCCAGCAAATCCCCCGCGCCGAAATTCTGGACGGAGACAATCTCGCCGATTTCCGCTCCGCCTGTTTCCGCAAAGACGGGAATGCCGATCAGATCGACATAATAGAAACTGTCTTCTTCCTCAATCACGGGCAGAACGGCACGCGGCAGATACAGCTTTTTGCCTTTCAGCGCTTCGGCCGCATCACGGTCGGTAATGCCTTCGATTTCCGCCGTGTAATCATCCTGTTTGCGCCAATGCAATGTATCGACACGGAACAGGAAATTGCCTTTTTCATCCAGCACGCCGTCTTCACGCAGCAACAGTTCGGGGTCATCAGCAAAAAGCGTCAGATGCACACCGCCGCGCACACCAAAGGCGCGGCCAATGCGGGCGACGCATAGCAATGCGTCATCCTGCGCCGCAGTTTTCTGCGGCACGTCCCCGTCTGTTCCGGCGCCGGAGGGCATGCGCCCTCCGCGCTTTTTCTGCGATTTATCAGCGGACATTCCGGTTGCTTTTAAGCGTCTTCTTTCTTTTCTTCTTCAGCCGGTGCGTCTTCCGCAGCAGCTTCTTCAGCGGGCGCTTCGGCGGCGGCTTCCTCAGCCGGCGCTTCTTCTTCTGCGGCAGCTTCGGCAACAGCCTCTTCAGCAGGGGCTTCTTCAGCCGGTGCATTTGCAGCTTCTTCCGCGGCTTTCAGCTTTTCTTCACGCTCTTTCAAACGCTCTTGCGTTTTTTCGCTCGGTTTTGCTTTTTCCGGGTTGTTGAAGACCGGCTTTTCAATGATACCGGCATTACCGAGGAAAATCGCAACACGATCCGTCGGTTGTGCGCCTTGGCCCAGCCAGTATTTGATACGCTCGTCCAGCAGGCGGACACGGTTTTCATCCGTTTTCGGCAGCATCGGGTTATAGGTACCGACTTTTTCGATGAAGCGGCCGTCACGCGGTGCGCGCGCATCGGCAACAACGATACGGTAATAGGGACGTTTTTTTGTACCCGAACGGGTCAGTCTGATTTTAAGCATGGTCTTATTTCCTTTCTGTTTTTTCGTCTTTTATTTTCTGTTGTGTTTTAAAGTTACTGTTTTCGTTTATTGGTTATTTCTTTTTCGCGCGTTTGGCGGCTTGCGCTTTCTTGCGTTTATTCATCGGCTTTTTGGTGCCGCGGGCACCGCCGCCGCCCAGCGGCGGCATTCCGGGCGGAATACCCATTCCGCCACCTAAACCGCCAAGCCCCGGCGGCAAAGCGCCCATTCCACCGGAGTCCGCGCCGTCATCAAACGGGTTCGGTCCCAGCGGTCCGGCATCTTTTCCGGACAGTTCCGGCGGCATATCACCGCCCATACCCATTTGCGCCGCCATAGCCTCCAGCTCCTTGCCGCTGCCGCCCAGCATACCGCCAAGGCTTTTCAGCAGGCCTTTGCCGCCCATTTTGCGCATTTTCTTCATCATGGTCTGCATCTGCTGGAACTGTTTCAGCAAACGGTTGACATCCTGTACGCTGGTTCCCGATCCGCTCGCAATACGGCGGCGGCGCGAGGCGTTGAGAATGCGCGGGTCACCGCGTTCCTGTTTCGTCATCGAAGACAGGATCGCCTCCTGCTGTTTAATGACGGTATTATCCAGATTGGCGTCTTCAATGGCGGATTTCAGTTTCCCCATTCCCGGCATCAATGACATGATGCCCGAAAAACCGCCCATTTTACGCATCTGTTTCAGTTGGGAGGAGAAATCATCAAGATCAAACTTGCCCTCCTGAAACTTTTTCGCCATTTTCTCGGCGTCTTCTTTTTCAATCGTTTCGGCGGCTTTTTCCACCAGTGAAACGACATCCCCCATATCCAGAATACGGTCGGCAATCCGTTCGGGATGGAAAGGCTGCAGCGCGTCGGTTTTCTCGCCCGTACCGATAAATTTGATCGGGCAGCCCGTGACGGCCTTCATCGACAATGCCGCACCACCGCGCGAGTCGCCGTCAATCCGCGTCAGAACAATCCCGGACAGGCCAAGACGCTCATGGAAATTTTTCGCCGTATTCACGGCATCCTGCCCCGTCAGCGCATCGGCGACCAAAAGCGTCTCGCGCGGTTTGGCAAGATCACGCACGGCGGCGACTTCCGTCATCAGCTCTTCATCAATCGACAAACGCCCTGCGGTATCCAGAATAACAACGTCATAACCGCTCAGCTTCGCTTCTTTCAGCGCACGTTCCGTAATTTCGACAGGTTTCTGGCCTTTAATAATCTCCAGCGTATCAACGTCGATTTGCTGTCCCAGAATTTCCAGCTGTTCCTGCGCGGCAGGGCGCTGCGTATCCAGCGACGCCATCAGGACTTTTTTCTTTTCCTTTTCCGTCAGGAATTTTGCCAGTTTTGCCGTTGTCGTCGTTTTACCCGACCCCTGCAAGCCGACCATCAAAACCGGTACCGGCGGCGTATGGGCGATATCGAGGCTTTCATTCGCCGCACCCAGCATTTCCACCAATGCGTCATGGACGATTTTAACGACCTGTTCCCCCGGCTTGACCGATTTCAGGACTTTCTCGCCGACCGCTTCGGCGCGGACATGGTCAATAAAATCCTTGGCAACCGGCAAAGCGACATCGGCTTCGAGAAGGGCAATCCGCACTTCGCGCAGCGCCTGACCGACGGCTTCCTCCGTCAGAACACCTTTACCGAACAGGCCTTGCATGGCGCTGCCGAGTCTTTCCGTCAAACTTCCGAACATCTATCAATATCCTTCAAAACTGTTATCAGCCAACCGCAAAGCACATAACAAAAACAGCCCCCGTGAGCGTAACTTCACCGACGGGGGGGCGCGGAGCGCAAAGAGGACAAATCTGTATTAAGGGAATCTCTTTGCTGCCTGGCTTTTATACCTGCCGCAAAAATACGGAAAACCCGCCGCATTGTCAAGATTTTTCGGCAGCATATAAGAAAGAGCCGTTTCTCCTTGACCAACAGCCGTCAAAGGCGTAATTTCGCAGCCATTCATCAATGATTGGACAGATGAGCATGACAAAGCCCGTTTCACAAAAAAAACAAGAAAAACCAGCTTCTTCCTCCCGGGGCGTTGCCCGCTGGATCTCCGCTTTCAAGAACTCTCTCAGCGCTCTGACAACCGGCTGGAAAACCGAAACCGCCATGCGCGAGGAAATGCTGCTGGTGCTTGTCGCCGTGCCGCTCGCCATCTTGCTGGGGGATACGGCAGGTGAAACCGTCGCCATGATTGTCAGCATCTTGTTTGTCCTGCTGGTTGAAACACTCAATACCGCCATCGAGGCCACGCTTGACCGCATTTCCGAGGAAATCCACCCGCTGACAAAAATCGGCAAGGATATGGGGTCTCTCGCCGTCCTGATCGCGCTGATCATTGCCGCGCTGGTTTGGGGCGTTGCGCTCTTTTAGATATTAGGCACCGTATGAAAAAATATATTACGCATCAATACCGTCTTATTCTGGCTGTTGCCGCGCTGCTGACACTATTTTATAACCGTGTGTTTTTCGCGAAACTGGTCGCGGCTTTTCCGCTGGATCAAGGCAATACGGGCTTCATCATTGCGGCGGGCGTGCTGCTGTTTCTGGCTAATGCGTTGTTTTTCGCACTTCTTGCCGGACGCTATGTGACAAAGCCTTTATTGATTTTCGCCGTCATCGCCGCCGCAGGCTGCAGTTATTTCATGTCGACCTATGGTGTCGTGATTGATGACACGATGCTGCAAAATGTGCTGGAAACGGATGCCGGCGAAGCGGCGGGATTGATTAATACAAGCATGGTATTGCAGATGGTGTTCTTCGGTCTGCTGCCCGCCGTGCTGATCTGGCGGTTAAAGCTGGACTATGCCCCCTTTAAAAAAGAGATCCTCTCAAAAGCCGTAATTCTGGGTGGAACGCTTGTTTTTGCCGCCGTCACGCTGCTGTCTTTCAGCGCAAGCTTCGCCAGCTTTTTCCGCGAATATAAACCGGTGCGCTATTACATCGCGCCGCTTTACGCTTTTTATTCCGGTATTCAATATGCCGTTGCCAGCCCCGCCGTCAACACGGGCCCTGCCAAACCGGTCAGCCCCGATGCGGAAATTATTGAACCGCATGATGATAAAGCCATGCAGGTTCCCGAACGCGAACTGATTTTTCTGGTTGTCGGAGAATCCGCCCGCGCCGATCATTTTCAACTAAACGGCTATGCGCGCGAGACCAATCCCGCATTAAGCAAGATGGACAATATCGTTTCCTTCACGCAATTTCATTCCTGCGGCACGACAACGGCGGTTTCCGTCCCCTGTATGTTTTCCCCCGCCGCACGCAAATCATTCGACAGCGGTGATATTTATGAATATGAGAATGTTCTGGACGTACTGCGCCGCAGCGGTGTCAATGTCATCTGGCTTGACAATAATTCCTCCTCCAAAGGTGTCGCGGACCGCATGGAATATCAGGATTTCCGGCACACGCCGCATCCGGAATGCGGCGAAGAATGCCATGATGATGCCATGCTGCAGGATTTGCAAAACTATATTGATGACCACCCTGACGGCGATATCCTGATTGTTATGCACCAGCTGGGAAGTCACGGTCCGGAATATTACAAACGCTATCCCGAAAGCTTCGAATATTTTAAACCGGCCTGCAAAACCAACAAGCTTGGCGACTGTACGGAAGAAGAGATTATCAATGCCTATGATAACACGATCCGTTACACCGACCATTTTCTGGCAGGTATCATCAATCTGCTGAAAAAGAATGATGATTATTTCGAAGCAGGCATGCTGTATGTCAGCGACCATGGCGAGTCTCTGGGGGAAAACGGCATTTATTTACACGGCATGCCTTATGCCATTGCACCGGAGGCGCAGAAACATGTCGGCGTTATTCTTTGGGGCGGCAAATATTTCGATTTTCCCGTCAAGAAAATTCTTCCTCTCAAGGATAAGGACTACACGCAGGATCAGCTTTACTGCACATTGCTGGCCATGTTCGAGGTCAAGACAGAGGACTGCACAAGCGATATGATGATCTTCCCCCCGGAACTGGCCGCGCATGATGACTGACGCGATGTGCGCCTAACGCCCCGAATAAATGACCAGTCTCAGACGCGGCTCAGGCGCTGCATGGCTGATAATCCTGATCTGCCCCTTATAGCCTTTCGCCGTAAACAACCCCGCCAGAACGCCGGATTGCAGGATTTTGGTTTCCAGCCTGTCGGGCGCACCGAATAAAACAATATCCATGCGGTTTTGCAGATGCCCCAGCGTTCCGGTTAAAAGCGCCATGGTTTCACGACCCGTTGCACTAAGTTCCCGCGGATCATCCGCATCAAACAGGCTGTCATAAGGCAGGGTCAAATGTGTTTCCCGTTCGAAACTTTCGAAATGCGCCGTTGACAAAAGCGCGTTATTTTCCTGCAAGCGTTTCAACACGGCAAAAAGATAATTGGTGCTAAGCGCGGGCTGGCGGCGGATGCGGTCCATATCCACCGTTCCGTAAAGACCTGTGCTTTCCTCTCCTTGCGATGCACTGTTTTCTTTCTGCCCTTGCGACATGCCCTGCACCATTGTGACCCAGACATCCTCGTCGGGTTGGGACATTGCAAACAGCATCACGAAAAAAACCAGCATCAGCGCAATAATATCGGTAAAAGACAACAGCCAGATATTGGACATGCTGCTGTTATACTGACGGACGGAAAGCCCGTCGCCCAGCGACACATCCTGTGCGTTTTCCCGCATATTTTTCATTGTTTCCTGATAAGATGCCATTCTTGCCTGTCCCCCGCCTTACAAAATATGTGCGTGGGGCTGGAAGTAAAGATGCACTTCCCCCCTGATCCGCGGTGTAAACCCGTAGGAAACGACCTCATCCAAAAAGCCGAGATGTTTTAAAGAGCTCTGATATTTTTTCAACGCCTCGATCTCGCTGCGATGCGGTTTGCCCGGATCATCGGTATTGCTTTGCACCGTCATATGATAGCCATATTGCCCTTCGCGCGGCGCCAGCATCACCGAAAGCTGCGTAAACAGTCGCGCATGGCGGGCGTAGATATTTCCGGGTTTCGGCTTCCCCTGCACGATGGCACCTTCGACAGCCTGTGAAAGTGCTTCATCAAAATCACGGCGCGACAGCACGACAATAAAAATATCATCACCGTCAATCTTACGTATTTTAAACGAGATGGATGCGGCGTTAAAAATTCCCGTTACCACATCCAGTGTTGATCCCGGTCCCTCCTGCCCCTGCGCATCCACATCCGACGGTGCCGCACCGGTGCTGAGCTGGAATTGCTGTTCCAGACTGGACATGACAGGACGGACACGTTCCGTATCCACCTCGGAATGCACATTCAACACAACAAAAAAGGCCAAGAGCAGGATAAAAATAGACAGGTTCAGATATTGATGACCATCCGCCGTGCTTGTCGGTGCGTTTTCCGTTGTCACATATAAAACCGCTTCCCGTCCGCCGTTCCTGCGGCGGTCGGATTCCCCGAAATCATCCAGTTTTTTATCATCCGCCATGATGCGTGTTTCCCGCAAATATTATTTCTGGGGCAGGTTCAGTTCCGGCAGTTTTCGCTGTTCGGCCAGCCGTATTGTCACCGCGCGCGCCCTGTCCGGCGTCATATTGGCCAAAATCGGCGCACTGCGGCGTTCGCTCATCCGCCCGATCACATCCAGCAACACACCCATCTCCAGCGTATTCATGATCGTTGCGGCTTCTTTCGGCTTCATATTCTCGTAGATTTTCACAAGACTACGCAGACGGTTTTCCTGCACATCCGTCTGTTTCCCGAGCAGTTTTTCGATTTCCGCCCGCAATGCTTTTAATTCGGAAATTTTATTATCGACCTCTGCCTCGGCAACATTCAGCAGGGCTTCGCGCGTGGCCAGTTCTTTTTCACGTTTTTCCAGTGCTTCGCGGCGTTTGGCCAGCGATTGCAGCACATCAATTTCCGCATCGGAAAAATGGGTCTGCTGCAAAACTCCCGGCGCATCCTGATACGGGCTTTTATAGCTGTCATCCGCCAGCGGATCGGCGTTCTTGACAACAGGCTCTTCAATAGCTGGCGGCTCATCCGTCACGGCTGTCTGCGCCTGCGCCTTTTGCAGCGGCAACGCAAAAGCAGCCAGCATACCCAACAGCACAAACAGAGCCCCGATCTGCCGCATATGCTTCATGAACGCTTGCCTCCGCCGCTTCCCGGTGCGATATAGGTTTCGACATTGACGGCAATACGTCCCTGACGCTGCCCCGTTTTGGCGGTAAACATCGGATGTTCGCCCACACGCAATTCCACGGAATCCTCAACGCGGGTATTGAACATCACCGTCGCCCCCGGCTCCCAGTTCAGAATATCATGCAGGCTGACGGTGGTTTCCCCCAAAATGGCCTGTACTTCGATATCGGTCATATACAGCTCATTCGTCAGGTGATTTTCCCAGATGGAATCCTGACCGAATTTTTCCCCCATAAACATTTGCAGCAGCAGCTCGCGGATCGGCTCCAGCGTTGCATAAGGGATCATCACTTCCACGCGGCCGCTGCGGTCACCCATATCAATGCGCATCCGCACCAGCACACCGGCATTATTGCCCTGCGTAATCGTGGCAAAACGCGGATTGGTTTCAATACGTTCCAGACGGAAATTCACGGGCGAGAGCGGATCAAAAGCCGAGGTCATATCGCCCAGCACCACATTGACCATGCGTTCAATCAATGTCGTTTCAATCGTGGTAAAGGGGCGGCCTTCAACGCGCATCGCCGATGTGCCGCGCCGCCCGCCCAGCAGAACATCCACCACCGAATAAACCAGCGCGGAATCCACAACCAGCAAACCGTGGTCATCCCATTCCTCGGCCTTGAAAATGCAGAGCATGGCAGGCAGCGGGATGGAGTTCAAATAATCGCCGAAACGGACACTGGAAATATGGTCAAGGCTGATCTCGACATTATCCGAGGTCAGATTCCTGAGACTGGTCGACATCAGCCGCACCAGACGGTCAAAAACGATATCCAGCATCGGCAGGCGTTCGTAATTGACCAGCGCCGAGTTGATAAGCTCCATAATGCCGGTGCTTTGCAGCTCATCGGCATCCTCGTCAAAACCGAGGAGCTCGTCAATCTCGTCCTGATCAAGAATGCGGCCTTCTTCATCCGTCATATCCAGATCACCGGGCGCCGGCCCGGCTGCGGATTCAATCTCTTCTGCGCTGTTATCGCTCACGTCACTCATTGCTGTATCAAAATCTCCTGAAACAGAACATCGCGCACATCCACGCCGGGAACGGCGGTCATAACGCGCGCTTTCAGCTCGATCCGCATCCGGTACAGACCGGACGAGCCTTTCAAATCCTCCAGCCGCAGCTCCCGCAAATAGGTCTGGAACTGGTCGACAATCCGCGGCATCGCCGCTTCCAGCTTCGCCTGATCGGCGGCATCAGCGACCTCGATCTGCACACCCAGCTTCAAAAAGCTCGGGCGGCCCGATGAACCGCTGAAATTCACAATAATATTCGGGATTTCAAAAAACGCCCCCGGCGGCAGTGCCGCGCCTGCCT includes these proteins:
- a CDS encoding ankyrin repeat domain-containing protein, with amino-acid sequence MSPAKLSSVFLKAARSGDEEKVRDCLKQGADVDHAHNLALGLAAKNGHAGVVKLLVEHGADPTDPDALRWAAQDNRSEVVYLLLENGADFDEIPKMLQTRFRAEWNRCREEKAWEECAKEREKILRHNNRHRNLRQFVKRGNKPS
- a CDS encoding ABC-F family ATP-binding cassette domain-containing protein is translated as MLSINDITYTIGARTILEECSANIMDGWKVGVVGANGAGKSTLFKLIAGELSADRGDIQLSARRRLGQVRQDIPECDTPLIDMVLEADEEMSALMKATETEADPNKLGDIYMRLSELDAYSAPSRAAILLKGLGFQEEELHAPYSSFSGGWRMRVALAAALFIQPDVLLLDEPTNHLDLEAIIWLEGYLANYPHTLLIISHDREVLNKCIDHVIHIDRQKMTMYTGDYDTFERERAAKLGMQQKMHEKQQAHRAHMQSFIDRFRAKATKARQAQSRIKALERMDIIDAVIADRAVRFSFPHPKELAPPLISFRDVAVGYTEGQPVLQHIFENIGPGDRISLLGANGNGKSTLMKLIAGRLPAMSGEMTRSGKLKIGYFSQHQTEELDVNETPVQAMTRMVREKTGEARESKIRAKLGQFGFSHELADNLIGKLSGGEKARLLFAFMSFDTPHMLLLDEPTNHLDVDAREALVQALNDYEGAIIMVSHDPGMVERVADRLWLIKDGGCSVFDGDMDDYRKFVVKSRNEDKKKEKEKAPKKSAAKTAPPAKKATPAALQKKSEKIEKAIAALQQEKEKLETLLSDASLYADAQKSQDVQQQYQTVSNDIEQQEKLWLDIQSEMEAGA
- the rimM gene encoding 16S rRNA processing protein RimM, producing the protein MSADKSQKKRGGRMPSGAGTDGDVPQKTAAQDDALLCVARIGRAFGVRGGVHLTLFADDPELLLREDGVLDEKGNFLFRVDTLHWRKQDDYTAEIEGITDRDAAEALKGKKLYLPRAVLPVIEEEDSFYYVDLIGIPVFAETGGAEIGEIVSVQNFGAGDLLEIRKSETLSARGGSFYLPFTKECVPVVDMTARRVVVHLPEGYLDEEKKPS
- the rpsP gene encoding 30S ribosomal protein S16, with amino-acid sequence MLKIRLTRSGTKKRPYYRIVVADARAPRDGRFIEKVGTYNPMLPKTDENRVRLLDERIKYWLGQGAQPTDRVAIFLGNAGIIEKPVFNNPEKAKPSEKTQERLKEREEKLKAAEEAANAPAEEAPAEEAVAEAAAEEEAPAEEAAAEAPAEEAAAEDAPAEEEKKEDA
- the ffh gene encoding signal recognition particle protein; the encoded protein is MFGSLTERLGSAMQGLFGKGVLTEEAVGQALREVRIALLEADVALPVAKDFIDHVRAEAVGEKVLKSVKPGEQVVKIVHDALVEMLGAANESLDIAHTPPVPVLMVGLQGSGKTTTTAKLAKFLTEKEKKKVLMASLDTQRPAAQEQLEILGQQIDVDTLEIIKGQKPVEITERALKEAKLSGYDVVILDTAGRLSIDEELMTEVAAVRDLAKPRETLLVADALTGQDAVNTAKNFHERLGLSGIVLTRIDGDSRGGAALSMKAVTGCPIKFIGTGEKTDALQPFHPERIADRILDMGDVVSLVEKAAETIEKEDAEKMAKKFQEGKFDLDDFSSQLKQMRKMGGFSGIMSLMPGMGKLKSAIEDANLDNTVIKQQEAILSSMTKQERGDPRILNASRRRRIASGSGTSVQDVNRLLKQFQQMQTMMKKMRKMGGKGLLKSLGGMLGGSGKELEAMAAQMGMGGDMPPELSGKDAGPLGPNPFDDGADSGGMGALPPGLGGLGGGMGIPPGMPPLGGGGARGTKKPMNKRKKAQAAKRAKKK
- a CDS encoding diacylglycerol kinase, whose product is MTKPVSQKKQEKPASSSRGVARWISAFKNSLSALTTGWKTETAMREEMLLVLVAVPLAILLGDTAGETVAMIVSILFVLLVETLNTAIEATLDRISEEIHPLTKIGKDMGSLAVLIALIIAALVWGVALF